AAGGTGTGGGCGCTGGGGCTGCGCAATCCGTACCGCTTCAACCTGCGGCCGGGCACTGCCACGCCCTACGTGGGCGACGTCGGCTGGAACGACCACGAAGAGATCAACGTCGCGACCCCGGGCGCGAACTTCGGCTGGCCCTGCTACGAGGGCCCGGGTCGCCAGCGCGGCTACGAGCCCAAGGCCGTGTGCCAGGCGCTGTATGCCCGGGGGCCGAGCGCGGTGCGGCCGCCGCTGTACTCCTGGCCGCACACCGAGGGCCAGACGGTCACGGGCGGCGCCTTCATCCAGGACCCGGCGTTCCCGGCACAGTGGCGGGGCGCCTACTTCTTCGCGGACTACACCCAGCAGTGGATCCGCGCGCTGCGGGTGGATGCCAATGATCAGCTCGTGCCGGACAGCGTGATGCTCTTCTCCACGGAGGCGGGCGGCGTCGTCGACCTGAGCAGCGGGCCGGGCTCCCAGCTCCATGTCGTGGACATCCTCGCGGGAGAGTTGCGCCGCATCCGCCACCCGGGCACCAACACGCCGCCGGTCGCGGTGGCCTCGGCGACGCCGCGCGAAGGTGGGCCGCCCCTGCGGGTGTTCTTCTCCAGCGCCGGCTCCCGCGACATGGATGGCGACACGCTCCAGTACGTGTGGGATTTCGGTGATGGCAACTCCGTGTCGGGCGTGGCGAACCCGGAGCACCTGTACGAGGTGCCCGGCCTCCACGTGGCCCGGCTGACCGTCAGTGACGGACATGGCGGCAGCCACACGGCCTCCGTGCGCATCTCCGTGGGGAACCTGTCGCCAGTGGTGTCCATCCATTCGCCGTCGGAGGCGTTCCGCTTCAAGGTGGGGGACGTGGTGACGTTCGCGGGCTCGGCGAGCGACCCGGAGGACGGCGCCATCCCCGCCGACCGGATGGCGTGGACCCTCACGCTGGTGCACTGCACGCCGGGCGCGTGCCATTCCCATCCCTACGGCGAGGGCCAGGGCCCCAGCGGGTCCTTCACCGTCCCGGACCACGGCGACGACGTGCGCTTCGCACTGACGCTGACCGCGACGGACTCCGCGGGGCTGACGGGCAGCCGGATGGTGACGCTGCTGCCCTTGAAGGTGCAGGTGACGCTGGAGACGTCGCCTCCCGGGCTGGAGCTGGTGTTCGACGGGACGGCCAGCCCGTCACCGCTGGTGCGCTCCGTGGTCGCGGGCTCCTCGCACGCGCTCTTCGCGCCGTCACCCCAGGGGCCCTATGGCTTCGTCGGCTGGTCCGACGGCGGGCCCGCGGAGCACACCCTCCAGGTGGGCACGGAAAACGTGGGCCTCACGGCCACCTTCGAACCCGTCGCGCCCGCCGAGTGCCCGTCGGGGCAGTACCGCGCGGAGTACTTCACCAACCGCGAGCTGGCGGGCGTCCCGGTGCTGGTGCGCTGCGAGGGGGCACCGCTCATGAACTACTGGTGGGCGGGCAACCCCGTGGAGGGCGTGGGCGCGGATGACTTCTCCGTGCGCTGGACGGGGCGGTTCTACTTCGCGACGGGCCTGTACTTCTTCATGGCCCAGGCGGATGACGGCATCCGGGTCTTCGTGGATGGCAGCCGCATCATCGATGGCTGGAAGGACCAGTCCCCCACCAACTACGCGCAGGCGCGCTGGATGCGCGCCGGGGAGCACTCCGTCGTCGTCGAGTACTACGAGCACGGCGGTGACGCCGTGGCCGGGCTCAGGTGGTTCCGGTAGCCCGGCGAAAGCGCTCGTGATTGCGCCGCCGCCGGAATAGAGGAGGCGCATGCCCGAGAAGAACGACGTCATCCGGACCGCCACCTGTGCCTGTGGACAGGTGGAGCTCGAGGGGCGGGGGCCGCCCATCATCCACGTCGAGTGCTTCTGCGACGACTGCCAGGAGGGAGGGCGCCGGATCGAGGCCCTTCCGAACGCGCCGTCGCCTCGCGGCCCCCTGGGCGGCACGGATTTCCTCCTCTACCGGAAGGATCGCCTCCGCGTCTCCCGAGGTGAGTCGCTCCTGTCGGGCTTCAAGCTCAAGGACGCTTCAGAGACAAGGCGGCTCGTCGCGACGTGCTGCAACTCGGGGATGTTCATGGACATGGGCCCGGGGCCGCACTGGTACTCGGTCTATGGGAACCGGTTCACCGGTGAGCTGCCCCCGTTGGAGCTGCGCACCTGCACCCGGTTCAAGCCCGCGGGCGTGGAACTCCCCAAGGATGTTCCGAACCATCCGAGCTTCCTGTCGGTCAGGTTCATGACGAAGCTCTTCCTCGCGTGGATCCCCATGCTGCTGAAGCGCTGAGCAGGCGGCC
This DNA window, taken from Corallococcus coralloides DSM 2259, encodes the following:
- a CDS encoding GFA family protein, translating into MPEKNDVIRTATCACGQVELEGRGPPIIHVECFCDDCQEGGRRIEALPNAPSPRGPLGGTDFLLYRKDRLRVSRGESLLSGFKLKDASETRRLVATCCNSGMFMDMGPGPHWYSVYGNRFTGELPPLELRTCTRFKPAGVELPKDVPNHPSFLSVRFMTKLFLAWIPMLLKR
- a CDS encoding PQQ-dependent sugar dehydrogenase, translating into MSLPRRWPDPFAICLCLGLGWVLLAGARAPEPASRALPGGFTSELVVGGLHYPTTFAHLPDGRILVAEKAGVVRLVKDGVLLPTPFLDLSARVNNHHDRGLLGLAVDPAFAQNGYVYLLYTYDDDATDDGGPKTSRLARYTAVGDTASPASESVLVGTVVAGSCKDHPPGSDCIPSDSASHSVGNIRFAPDGTLFVSLGDASRFDAVDDDALRAQDLDSLAGKLLRVTRTGEGVPSNPFWNGNGQANRSKVWALGLRNPYRFNLRPGTATPYVGDVGWNDHEEINVATPGANFGWPCYEGPGRQRGYEPKAVCQALYARGPSAVRPPLYSWPHTEGQTVTGGAFIQDPAFPAQWRGAYFFADYTQQWIRALRVDANDQLVPDSVMLFSTEAGGVVDLSSGPGSQLHVVDILAGELRRIRHPGTNTPPVAVASATPREGGPPLRVFFSSAGSRDMDGDTLQYVWDFGDGNSVSGVANPEHLYEVPGLHVARLTVSDGHGGSHTASVRISVGNLSPVVSIHSPSEAFRFKVGDVVTFAGSASDPEDGAIPADRMAWTLTLVHCTPGACHSHPYGEGQGPSGSFTVPDHGDDVRFALTLTATDSAGLTGSRMVTLLPLKVQVTLETSPPGLELVFDGTASPSPLVRSVVAGSSHALFAPSPQGPYGFVGWSDGGPAEHTLQVGTENVGLTATFEPVAPAECPSGQYRAEYFTNRELAGVPVLVRCEGAPLMNYWWAGNPVEGVGADDFSVRWTGRFYFATGLYFFMAQADDGIRVFVDGSRIIDGWKDQSPTNYAQARWMRAGEHSVVVEYYEHGGDAVAGLRWFR